From the Limosilactobacillus panis genome, one window contains:
- a CDS encoding AI-2E family transporter, whose protein sequence is MDKKFNRWLFWPLTLLVIATLIFVCTKIQFIFRPFFTFISVVFVPLILSGFLYYMLNPILKLIMKVKLGRFKMNKGIASLLLVVVLILIIAGGLAVLIPPVVKEITTLVTHLPQTVSGVQKLLNDTVQHSFLKNVDLSSYYRQFDHQLAKYAQIILKGLSSRVGDIVGAVTNITIVTITVPVMLFYMLKDGDKLAPSIQKWLSPHHAKEVDELLSKMNNTLSSYIAGQVIECLFVAVFTSIGYMIIKQPLALVLGIVAGLCNIIPYIGPYIGIAPALFVSLTMAPKKLILVIIVVIIVQQIDGNVIYPNIIGKSLKIHPLTIILLLLAAGHIAGVAGMILCIPAYAVVKTVCEYFFDIYRIEHPVTEEKKE, encoded by the coding sequence GTGGATAAAAAGTTTAATCGTTGGCTCTTTTGGCCGTTAACGCTCCTGGTAATTGCGACCTTAATCTTTGTCTGTACCAAAATTCAGTTTATCTTCCGGCCGTTCTTTACATTTATCTCGGTTGTCTTTGTACCACTGATCCTGTCGGGCTTCCTATATTACATGTTGAACCCAATCTTAAAACTAATCATGAAGGTCAAACTAGGCCGCTTTAAAATGAATAAGGGAATCGCCAGCCTGCTACTGGTGGTCGTCCTCATCCTTATTATTGCAGGAGGCCTGGCAGTCCTGATTCCTCCGGTCGTTAAGGAAATCACCACCCTGGTGACCCACTTGCCACAGACGGTGAGTGGGGTGCAAAAGCTCCTTAACGACACGGTCCAGCACTCCTTTTTGAAGAATGTCGACCTGTCATCTTACTACCGGCAATTTGACCACCAGCTTGCTAAGTACGCCCAGATCATCTTGAAAGGGCTGAGCAGTCGGGTTGGCGACATCGTTGGTGCCGTTACCAACATCACGATTGTGACCATTACGGTCCCGGTAATGCTTTTCTACATGCTCAAAGATGGTGACAAGCTGGCCCCGAGCATTCAGAAGTGGCTCTCACCGCACCATGCTAAGGAAGTCGATGAGCTGCTGAGCAAGATGAACAACACCTTGTCTTCCTACATTGCCGGTCAGGTAATTGAATGTTTGTTCGTGGCCGTCTTTACCTCCATCGGTTACATGATTATCAAACAGCCCCTAGCTCTGGTCCTGGGAATCGTTGCCGGCCTCTGCAATATTATTCCCTACATCGGACCTTACATTGGAATTGCTCCGGCCCTGTTCGTTTCCCTGACCATGGCCCCTAAGAAGTTGATTCTGGTGATCATTGTCGTGATTATCGTCCAGCAGATTGACGGGAACGTAATTTATCCAAACATTATCGGGAAGTCCCTCAAGATTCACCCGTTGACCATCATCTTGTTGTTGTTGGCGGCTGGTCACATCGCGGGGGTGGCGGGGATGATTCTCTGTATCCCGGCCTACGCGGTGGTGAAGACCGTCTGCGAGTACTTCTTTGACATCTACCGAATTGAGCACCCGGTCACGGAAGAAAAGAAGGAGTAA
- a CDS encoding ECF transporter S component yields MRHWQIHRTTLRAIFIAIILIQDFVPFFGNIPLGPLSITTMHVTVIIVAIVMGPVDGAIIGGTWGLLTWVRAFVAPSSPLAPLVFVNPLVSVLPRIMIGLVAGAVYRGISYWPKLNKVAMVAAGIVGSLTNTVLVLGMVAVFYRTPAVAHAYGVNVAHLLPTLEVIMATNGVAELVLAAFAVPLIAYPVLEVRRRLALY; encoded by the coding sequence ATGAGACACTGGCAGATTCACCGGACCACACTCCGGGCGATTTTCATTGCAATTATTCTAATCCAAGACTTTGTGCCATTCTTTGGTAATATTCCCCTGGGCCCGCTTAGTATCACGACCATGCACGTGACCGTGATCATCGTGGCAATTGTTATGGGGCCCGTCGATGGAGCCATTATCGGCGGTACCTGGGGGCTCCTTACCTGGGTCCGCGCCTTCGTGGCCCCGTCTAGTCCGCTGGCGCCCCTCGTCTTTGTGAACCCCCTGGTATCGGTTCTGCCGCGGATCATGATTGGCCTGGTGGCGGGTGCCGTTTACCGGGGCATTAGTTACTGGCCCAAGTTAAATAAGGTTGCAATGGTTGCTGCCGGAATTGTGGGGAGTCTGACCAACACTGTTTTGGTCTTGGGGATGGTGGCCGTTTTTTACCGGACGCCAGCAGTTGCCCATGCTTACGGGGTTAACGTTGCCCACCTCCTGCCAACGTTGGAGGTAATCATGGCGACCAATGGGGTGGCGGAACTGGTTCTCGCAGCATTTGCGGTCCCACTGATTGCCTACCCGGTCCTGGAGGTCCGTCGGCGTTTGGCTTTATATTGA
- a CDS encoding glycosyltransferase family 4 protein, which yields MNIGLFTDTYFPQVSGVATSIKTLRDELTAQGHHVYIFTTTDPQAKKDDVENGIYRFASIPFVSFTDRRIAIRGGIRAVHLARRFHLDVVHNQTEFALGMIGKLVAHELDIPCLHTYHTMYQDYLHYIANGHIVKPKNVATYARLYMHNIDGVIAPSKRVLDTLRSYDVTAPIRIIPTGINLRVYQHQDSPAAVHALRAKYGYEDDTPVLLSLSRLAYEKNIHTLIDAMPDILAQNPAAQLLIVGDGPARKTLERQVRQMDLGSHVQFAGEIKNDDVHHYYQMADVFVSASDSESQGLTYDEALASGLPIVVMRSVYTDELIDDPAIGVSFQKREDLVKGVIHYLNNPGTEESHRKRQVKLHAISAEVFAKRVVEYYRDCQRTLAEREVAKARHHRRLFHRSRS from the coding sequence GTGAATATTGGTCTTTTTACAGATACATATTTTCCTCAGGTTAGTGGAGTAGCAACTTCCATTAAGACCCTCCGCGATGAGCTGACTGCTCAGGGGCATCACGTGTATATCTTTACGACGACTGATCCCCAGGCAAAGAAGGACGATGTTGAAAACGGCATCTATCGCTTTGCTAGTATCCCCTTTGTCTCCTTCACGGACCGGCGAATTGCTATCCGGGGTGGTATCCGGGCGGTTCACTTGGCCCGGCGGTTTCACCTCGACGTTGTTCATAACCAGACCGAGTTTGCGCTGGGGATGATTGGTAAGTTGGTGGCTCATGAGCTGGACATTCCTTGCCTACACACCTACCACACGATGTACCAAGATTATCTTCATTACATAGCCAACGGTCACATTGTCAAGCCGAAAAATGTGGCAACCTATGCACGTCTTTACATGCATAATATCGACGGGGTGATTGCCCCGAGTAAACGGGTTCTGGATACTCTGCGGTCGTATGACGTCACAGCACCCATCCGGATTATTCCGACGGGAATCAACCTGCGGGTGTACCAGCACCAGGACTCGCCAGCAGCGGTTCACGCCCTCCGTGCTAAGTATGGCTACGAAGATGACACGCCGGTCCTCCTTTCCTTGAGTCGGCTGGCTTACGAGAAAAACATTCATACCTTAATTGATGCCATGCCCGATATCTTAGCCCAAAATCCGGCTGCCCAGCTTTTGATTGTTGGTGACGGGCCCGCCCGGAAAACATTGGAACGGCAGGTTCGCCAGATGGACTTGGGATCCCATGTTCAGTTTGCGGGAGAAATCAAGAATGATGATGTCCACCATTATTATCAAATGGCGGATGTCTTTGTGTCTGCATCAGATTCCGAGTCTCAGGGACTAACTTACGATGAGGCCCTGGCTTCGGGCTTGCCAATCGTTGTCATGCGCAGCGTCTATACGGACGAACTGATTGATGATCCGGCAATTGGGGTGAGCTTCCAAAAGCGAGAAGACCTGGTCAAGGGGGTCATTCACTACCTGAATAACCCTGGGACCGAGGAGTCCCACCGGAAGCGCCAGGTAAAGCTGCACGCTATTTCGGCGGAAGTTTTTGCCAAGCGGGTCGTTGAATACTACCGCGATTGTCAAAGGACGCTGGCTGAAAGAGAAGTTGCCAAGGCACGGCACCACCGTCGCCTATTTCATCGTTCGAGGAGTTAG
- a CDS encoding ATP-dependent Clp protease ATP-binding subunit codes for MLCQNCHRNPATIHLQMSFNGQRIQVDLCQECYQKLQNLQANMMNGGNGMNNFGFGNLEDFMNAMNNMQGQAASANGQNANTQNQRRGGGRNGKGILGQYGINMTDLARQGKIDPVIGRDKEINRVIEILNRRTKNNPVLIGEAGVGKTAVVEGLAQSIVSGQVPEKLANKEIIRLDVVSLVQGTGIRGQFEQRMQQLMKEVQKNKNIILFIDEIHEIMGAGNAEGGMDAGNVLKPALARGDFQLIGATTLNEYRKIEKDAALARRFQPVQVDEPTVEETIQILNGIKGRYQDYHHVKYTNAAIVAAAKLSDRYIQDRFLPDKAIDLMDEAGSRKNLTLKTADPNMIENEIHTAEAHKQQAVDNQDYEKAAFYRDQVTRLEKAKKDAEENHTEESATVTDKDMQKIVEEKTNIPVGDLQQQEENQLRDLDKKLEAHVIGQNQAVDKIARAIRRNRIGLNKSGRPIGSFLFVGPTGVGKTETAKQLAKQLFGSKDAMIRFDMSEYMDKTSTSKLIGAAPGYVGYEEAGQLTEQVRRHPYSLILLDEVEKAHPDVMHMFLQILDDGRLTDSQGRTVSFKDTIIIMTSNAGTGDAVASVGFGAEASGSTHSIIDKLTNYFKPEFLNRFDDIVQFNALTKDDLMKIVNLMITDVNTMLADRKLHIDVPKDVAEKLVDLGYDPKMGARPLRRVIQEQIEDRIADYVLDHNDAHKLAAKLDDDGNITVVAADDTAAPAPEIEEDK; via the coding sequence ATGCTTTGTCAAAATTGTCATCGGAATCCAGCGACGATCCACTTACAAATGAGTTTTAACGGTCAGCGGATTCAAGTTGACCTCTGCCAAGAATGCTATCAAAAATTACAAAACTTACAAGCAAATATGATGAACGGGGGTAACGGAATGAATAACTTCGGTTTTGGAAACCTCGAAGACTTTATGAACGCAATGAACAACATGCAAGGCCAAGCCGCGAGCGCTAATGGTCAAAATGCCAATACCCAAAACCAACGCCGGGGTGGCGGCCGTAATGGCAAGGGAATCCTCGGCCAATACGGCATTAACATGACCGACCTGGCCCGCCAAGGCAAGATTGACCCAGTGATCGGCCGGGATAAGGAAATCAACCGGGTCATTGAAATTTTGAACCGGCGGACAAAGAACAACCCAGTTCTGATTGGTGAAGCCGGGGTTGGTAAGACGGCTGTTGTTGAAGGGCTCGCCCAATCCATTGTTTCTGGTCAAGTGCCAGAGAAGCTGGCTAACAAGGAAATTATCCGCTTGGATGTTGTATCCCTTGTTCAAGGGACCGGAATCCGGGGCCAATTCGAACAACGGATGCAACAATTAATGAAGGAAGTTCAAAAGAACAAGAACATTATCCTCTTCATCGACGAAATCCACGAAATCATGGGCGCCGGAAATGCTGAGGGTGGCATGGACGCCGGAAACGTCTTGAAACCGGCCCTCGCTCGTGGTGACTTCCAGCTGATTGGGGCCACGACCTTAAACGAATACCGGAAGATTGAAAAGGATGCCGCCCTCGCCCGACGGTTCCAACCAGTCCAAGTTGACGAACCAACTGTTGAAGAAACTATCCAGATCTTGAACGGAATCAAGGGTCGCTACCAGGACTACCACCACGTCAAGTACACTAACGCGGCAATTGTGGCAGCAGCCAAGCTTTCTGACCGCTACATCCAAGACCGCTTCCTGCCGGACAAGGCGATTGACCTGATGGACGAGGCCGGTTCGCGGAAGAACCTGACCTTAAAGACGGCCGATCCTAACATGATTGAAAACGAGATCCATACTGCCGAGGCTCACAAGCAACAGGCGGTTGACAATCAGGACTACGAAAAGGCTGCCTTCTACCGTGACCAGGTTACCCGCCTGGAAAAGGCCAAGAAGGATGCCGAAGAAAATCACACTGAAGAATCAGCAACGGTTACCGATAAGGACATGCAAAAGATTGTTGAAGAAAAGACCAACATCCCCGTTGGTGACCTTCAGCAACAAGAAGAAAACCAGCTCCGCGACTTAGATAAGAAGCTTGAGGCCCACGTTATTGGTCAAAACCAAGCCGTGGACAAGATCGCCCGGGCCATTCGCCGGAACCGGATTGGCCTGAACAAGTCCGGCCGGCCAATTGGTTCCTTCCTATTCGTTGGCCCTACCGGGGTCGGGAAGACCGAAACCGCCAAGCAACTGGCCAAGCAGCTCTTTGGTTCCAAGGATGCCATGATTCGGTTCGACATGTCCGAATACATGGACAAGACTTCCACTTCCAAGCTGATTGGGGCCGCTCCTGGTTACGTTGGTTACGAAGAAGCTGGTCAACTGACCGAACAAGTTCGGCGTCACCCTTACAGCCTGATCCTGTTGGATGAAGTTGAAAAGGCCCACCCGGACGTTATGCACATGTTCCTGCAGATCCTTGATGATGGTCGCCTGACCGATTCGCAAGGACGGACCGTCAGCTTCAAGGACACGATCATCATCATGACCTCGAACGCCGGGACCGGGGATGCCGTTGCTAGTGTTGGTTTTGGTGCCGAGGCATCTGGCTCGACCCACTCAATCATCGACAAGCTGACCAACTACTTCAAGCCCGAATTTCTGAACCGGTTCGACGACATCGTTCAGTTCAACGCCCTGACTAAGGACGACCTGATGAAGATCGTCAACCTGATGATCACCGACGTTAACACAATGTTGGCTGACCGGAAGCTCCACATTGATGTGCCAAAGGACGTCGCTGAAAAGCTGGTCGACCTGGGCTATGATCCAAAGATGGGTGCCCGTCCACTACGCCGGGTAATCCAAGAGCAGATTGAGGACCGGATTGCCGATTACGTTCTCGACCACAACGATGCCCACAAGCTGGCTGCCAAGTTAGACGATGACGGTAACATTACCGTTGTGGCGGCAGATGACACCGCTGCCCCTGCTCCAGAAATAGAAGAAGATAAGTAA
- the ptsP gene encoding phosphoenolpyruvate--protein phosphotransferase, with the protein MSLLLNGLAASSGIAIAPAYLLVGSELPVQKQHISDKNHEVARLHDSFALSRQELHAIRDQAHRRLGQRAATVVDTQLAMLDDPVLFDSIEQHIVSEQITAEWAVQKVADHYMAIFERLNDNDYLQARGMAMRDLAKRLLSHLLGVKLPNPKQLDHRAIIVANNITPTDTAQFDRRYVAGLVTDTGGRTSHFTIMSKTLSLPVVVGTKKATAAIKDGDLLVVDGIHGKVVVNPSEGELEKYRLLAGRFAREQEAWGALRNQETISQDGRHFEVAANVGTLADIQDAQNNGAEGIGLLRTEFLYMNQTKLPGEDQQFSAYKQFVAAMNQHRVVTRTLDVGGDKRLEMVPLPHEANPYLGFRAIRIGLAKPEILRPQLRAMLRASVYGRLAIMFPMVATIEEFRQARQILDEEKASLEKSGVPVADNIEVGMMLEIPSVAMMADLFAQDVDFFSIGSNDLIQYLFAADRGNARVAYLYQELHPAVLRTVKRVIDAAHAEGKWVGMCGEMAGNPLATPLLMGMGLDEFSMNSGQILHIRSLIKQMNTRQLQPLVHRSLNAQTASAVTAMVKKFLKENNLE; encoded by the coding sequence ATGTCTTTGCTGCTTAATGGGTTAGCAGCCAGCAGTGGGATTGCGATTGCGCCTGCTTACCTATTAGTGGGGTCAGAACTTCCGGTTCAAAAACAGCATATTAGTGATAAGAATCATGAGGTCGCCAGGCTTCATGATTCTTTTGCGTTAAGCCGCCAAGAACTGCATGCAATCCGTGACCAGGCCCACCGGCGCCTTGGTCAGCGGGCGGCAACGGTTGTTGATACACAACTGGCAATGCTGGACGACCCCGTTTTATTTGATTCAATTGAACAACACATCGTCAGCGAGCAGATTACGGCGGAGTGGGCGGTCCAAAAGGTGGCGGATCACTACATGGCCATCTTTGAACGCCTAAATGATAATGACTACCTTCAGGCGCGGGGGATGGCAATGCGTGACCTAGCCAAGCGCCTGTTGAGCCACCTCCTTGGCGTTAAACTCCCGAATCCCAAGCAACTCGACCACCGGGCAATTATCGTGGCTAATAACATCACCCCAACGGATACGGCCCAGTTTGACCGGCGCTACGTCGCGGGCCTGGTCACGGATACCGGGGGGCGGACCTCCCATTTCACAATCATGAGTAAGACCCTTTCCCTGCCGGTGGTTGTCGGAACGAAGAAGGCCACGGCGGCGATTAAGGATGGAGACCTCCTGGTGGTTGACGGTATTCACGGCAAGGTGGTCGTTAATCCGTCGGAAGGCGAGCTTGAAAAGTACCGCCTCCTTGCCGGCAGGTTTGCCCGAGAGCAAGAGGCCTGGGGTGCGTTGCGGAACCAGGAAACCATCAGCCAGGATGGTCGTCACTTTGAGGTTGCGGCCAACGTTGGTACGCTTGCGGACATCCAAGATGCTCAGAACAATGGGGCCGAGGGAATTGGCCTTTTGCGGACTGAGTTTTTGTATATGAACCAGACTAAGCTGCCGGGTGAGGACCAGCAGTTTAGTGCCTACAAGCAGTTCGTAGCCGCGATGAACCAGCACCGGGTGGTTACCCGGACCTTGGATGTGGGCGGTGATAAGCGCTTGGAGATGGTACCTCTCCCGCACGAGGCCAACCCTTACCTGGGTTTTCGGGCCATTCGGATTGGCTTGGCTAAGCCGGAGATCCTGCGTCCCCAATTGCGGGCGATGCTCCGGGCGTCGGTCTATGGACGGTTAGCCATCATGTTCCCAATGGTGGCCACGATTGAGGAATTCCGCCAGGCGCGGCAGATCTTAGATGAGGAGAAGGCATCCTTGGAAAAATCCGGGGTGCCGGTTGCCGACAACATCGAGGTGGGGATGATGCTGGAAATTCCGTCGGTGGCAATGATGGCCGACCTCTTCGCCCAGGACGTTGATTTCTTTAGCATCGGCAGCAATGACCTGATTCAGTACCTCTTTGCGGCTGACCGGGGGAATGCCAGAGTCGCCTACCTCTACCAGGAACTCCACCCGGCTGTGCTGCGGACCGTCAAGCGGGTGATTGACGCAGCCCATGCGGAAGGTAAGTGGGTCGGCATGTGCGGTGAGATGGCCGGTAACCCCTTAGCTACACCATTGCTGATGGGGATGGGCCTGGATGAGTTCTCGATGAACAGTGGTCAGATTCTTCACATCCGGTCCTTGATTAAGCAGATGAACACTCGTCAGCTCCAACCGCTCGTTCACCGGTCTTTAAATGCCCAGACCGCTAGTGCGGTAACCGCCATGGTGAAGAAGTTCTTAAAAGAAAATAACTTAGAGTAG
- a CDS encoding phosphocarrier protein HPr — translation MEKRDFTITAETGIHARPATILVQAASKFASDVTLSYEGKSVNLKSIMGVMSLGVGQNAKVTITASGDDEKDALDAVAETMKKEGLTD, via the coding sequence ATGGAAAAACGCGATTTTACAATTACTGCTGAAACTGGTATTCATGCACGTCCAGCAACCATCCTGGTTCAAGCTGCTTCAAAGTTTGCTTCTGATGTAACATTGTCATATGAAGGCAAGAGCGTTAACTTGAAGTCCATCATGGGTGTTATGTCTCTTGGTGTTGGTCAAAATGCTAAGGTTACGATCACGGCTAGTGGTGACGATGAAAAGGATGCTTTAGATGCCGTTGCTGAAACCATGAAGAAGGAAGGATTGACTGACTAA
- a CDS encoding MucBP domain-containing protein — protein sequence MLGHFKTGNPVWVYYIDIDSGENIMAPQLLRGIQGCKYHIDKKEFPHYRFIKMEGQANGTFDMQRRDVKLYYRKQSWQNVEDINIYLQIDQTTKVYDTVNGMPINDPVPAGIVVKAFHRVDAESGDTWYELGAGQWVKYENMRVVNDPFTDEKIPSPIADNLTIMPLKDVQGTIDYLPGKAADVFDAPYGKKIDTIKDGKRIQITGQLNDNGEITWYQIGKNRFITGNYVIVDGQDE from the coding sequence ATGCTAGGACATTTTAAGACTGGAAACCCAGTTTGGGTTTACTACATTGATATTGATAGTGGAGAAAATATCATGGCCCCCCAACTTTTGCGCGGGATTCAGGGCTGCAAGTACCACATCGATAAGAAAGAGTTCCCCCACTACCGCTTCATAAAGATGGAAGGACAAGCTAACGGAACTTTTGACATGCAGCGCCGTGACGTCAAGCTTTACTACCGGAAACAAAGCTGGCAAAACGTCGAGGACATTAACATCTACCTCCAAATCGACCAAACCACCAAAGTCTATGATACGGTCAACGGGATGCCAATCAACGACCCTGTTCCGGCAGGAATCGTTGTTAAGGCCTTCCACCGGGTTGATGCCGAGAGTGGTGACACCTGGTACGAGTTGGGCGCTGGCCAATGGGTCAAGTACGAGAACATGCGGGTCGTCAACGACCCCTTCACGGATGAGAAAATTCCTTCCCCCATTGCTGATAATCTGACCATCATGCCCCTCAAGGATGTGCAGGGAACCATTGACTACCTCCCTGGCAAAGCAGCCGATGTTTTCGATGCACCATACGGAAAAAAGATTGACACAATTAAAGATGGCAAACGCATCCAGATTACCGGGCAGCTCAACGATAACGGTGAAATCACCTGGTACCAAATTGGTAAGAACAGGTTCATCACCGGCAACTACGTCATTGTGGATGGACAAGACGAATAA
- a CDS encoding SEC10/PgrA surface exclusion domain-containing protein produces the protein MKASIAHVTALAAITTVAGLVIAGQNVKADTTTATMTPATTQTSTATTPNYVQLYSDNLSQVQATQNINIPAGYTLDAVRNVNSSAAAQALGKQAQQGLYSNDYQSDSTAAQEKVDVNNLTSDQVAEMNQYGLSLVNKVRSEFGQEPFVQNEGTINETRNVALQYQAKNESLLNGGWHDFAILNGRSENIAAQQIYIDNVSGLRARPFAEAKGRDFVDNSAVPLFTITTMDDLRASIFYGVMGMLFNDAADNFGHAQNFLTVNQPVTAMALYPSLTYGTGTGRYANGITFKFQLENIDMHYVWTSGTDFNANNYSNAGTVVGNWDQNDNGNYAYIDGAHLTTDGAIIATGWHATNASQGRAYHYIIALDQNGHELGRTLVNPVTREDVRAAHNVYNAVHSGFSVKIDLGNALANTTAVQLISRYSSDAAGNAGYVDYWFAPVAVDQANRACLDQAKVTDGQLHLTGWHATNKAANRPYHYIIVLNNGREVARQLVTDGVNRADVANVYPDVDRAAKSGFDVRFAVDKLNFNQRIQVLSRYTDDPAGNSNAVDYYFAPLTEGNYANLGHLDNFSISGVKLNIAGWHANAVSQFEQHRFIILYDSTANRQVASFNVDNVARPDVQRVYPGITGTGQSGFNLSLDLKDAQIVPGHQYVVISRYSSSATGNGNGNGSQYTDYWYPSKVLENGNEAGNLDKWTVQPAGAGQYTVTAAGWHATRMVNPVHTLILFDNTLGREVSRHTLTYQQTGLERLDVARAVGNQYPAAGQSGFNVQWTVIGLRPGDDYTLISRYSLTSNANQDYVDYDFPIGKMNIQ, from the coding sequence ATGAAAGCAAGTATTGCGCATGTTACAGCACTGGCAGCGATCACAACCGTTGCCGGTTTGGTGATTGCCGGACAAAACGTCAAGGCCGATACCACGACCGCCACGATGACGCCGGCGACTACGCAGACAAGTACGGCCACCACGCCGAATTATGTTCAGCTCTATTCAGATAACTTAAGTCAGGTCCAGGCGACCCAGAACATTAACATCCCCGCTGGCTACACCCTGGATGCCGTCCGCAACGTCAATAGTTCCGCCGCCGCTCAGGCCCTGGGAAAGCAGGCCCAGCAGGGATTGTACAGCAACGACTACCAGTCGGATTCCACCGCGGCCCAGGAGAAGGTCGACGTTAACAACCTGACGTCCGACCAGGTTGCCGAGATGAACCAGTATGGCCTCAGTCTGGTGAACAAGGTCCGGTCAGAGTTTGGTCAAGAACCGTTCGTCCAAAACGAGGGGACCATCAATGAGACCCGTAACGTTGCCCTCCAGTACCAGGCCAAGAACGAGTCCCTGCTCAACGGGGGCTGGCACGACTTTGCCATTCTAAACGGTCGGTCGGAAAACATTGCGGCCCAGCAGATCTACATTGATAACGTTTCGGGCTTACGGGCCCGACCGTTTGCGGAGGCCAAAGGGCGCGATTTTGTGGACAATAGCGCCGTGCCGCTCTTTACCATCACAACCATGGATGATCTCCGGGCGTCAATCTTCTACGGGGTGATGGGGATGCTCTTTAACGACGCGGCCGATAATTTCGGTCATGCCCAAAACTTCCTGACCGTCAACCAGCCGGTGACGGCCATGGCCCTGTACCCATCACTGACCTATGGTACCGGGACCGGGCGGTATGCCAACGGGATAACTTTCAAGTTCCAGCTGGAAAACATCGACATGCACTACGTTTGGACATCCGGGACCGATTTCAACGCCAATAACTACAGCAATGCCGGCACGGTGGTCGGGAACTGGGACCAAAACGACAACGGCAATTACGCCTACATTGATGGGGCTCATCTGACAACGGATGGGGCGATTATTGCGACGGGTTGGCACGCTACCAACGCCAGTCAGGGGCGGGCCTACCACTACATTATCGCCCTCGACCAGAATGGCCACGAGCTCGGCCGGACCCTGGTTAATCCGGTCACCCGAGAAGACGTGCGGGCCGCCCACAACGTCTATAACGCTGTCCACTCAGGATTCTCAGTCAAGATTGACTTAGGCAATGCCTTAGCCAACACGACTGCGGTTCAGCTGATCAGTCGTTACAGTAGTGACGCCGCGGGAAACGCGGGCTATGTGGACTACTGGTTTGCCCCGGTTGCCGTGGACCAGGCTAACCGGGCCTGCCTCGACCAGGCGAAGGTCACTGATGGTCAGCTGCACCTGACCGGTTGGCACGCCACCAACAAGGCCGCCAACCGCCCTTACCACTACATCATCGTCCTCAACAACGGCCGGGAGGTGGCCCGGCAGCTCGTCACTGATGGAGTCAACCGAGCCGACGTCGCCAATGTTTACCCGGACGTTGACCGGGCCGCCAAGTCGGGCTTTGACGTCCGCTTCGCCGTTGATAAGCTGAACTTTAACCAGCGTATCCAGGTCCTCAGCCGTTATACAGATGACCCGGCGGGAAACAGCAATGCGGTGGACTACTACTTTGCACCACTGACGGAAGGTAACTACGCTAACCTTGGCCACCTGGATAACTTCAGCATTAGTGGCGTCAAGCTCAATATCGCCGGTTGGCATGCCAACGCGGTCTCCCAATTTGAGCAGCACCGCTTCATTATTCTCTACGACAGCACAGCTAACCGCCAGGTGGCCTCCTTTAACGTCGATAACGTTGCCCGGCCCGATGTCCAACGGGTTTACCCGGGAATTACCGGTACTGGTCAGTCCGGCTTCAACCTGAGTCTGGACCTGAAGGACGCCCAGATCGTTCCCGGCCACCAGTACGTGGTTATCAGTCGCTACTCGAGTTCGGCCACGGGAAATGGCAACGGGAACGGTAGCCAGTACACTGACTACTGGTACCCGTCAAAGGTGCTAGAGAACGGCAATGAAGCGGGGAACCTAGATAAATGGACTGTCCAACCGGCTGGCGCTGGTCAGTACACGGTGACGGCGGCTGGCTGGCACGCCACGCGGATGGTCAACCCGGTTCATACCCTGATCTTGTTCGACAACACCCTGGGCAGGGAGGTTAGCCGCCACACCTTGACTTATCAACAAACGGGGCTGGAACGGCTGGATGTTGCTAGGGCGGTTGGTAACCAGTATCCGGCTGCCGGTCAGTCTGGCTTTAATGTCCAGTGGACGGTCATCGGTCTCCGCCCTGGTGATGACTACACGTTGATTAGCCGCTACTCACTGACGAGTAATGCTAACCAGGACTACGTCGACTATGACTTTCCAATTGGTAAAATGAATATTCAATAG